In one Thermosipho ferrireducens genomic region, the following are encoded:
- a CDS encoding 5'-nucleotidase C-terminal domain-containing protein has protein sequence MKRVLSVILLIFIISISLAQSIELVLLHTSDLHGNIFPINYATNKPYDVGIGKIATIVKQIKEQYSNVIILDSGDLIQGTPLEYYHARIDNKPVDPMMLVMNKIGYSAMALGNHEFNYGMKVLKKAISEAQFPVLSANIVKKGTQEPYFKPYHIVTLDNGIKVGILGLITKFVPNWEDPKNIAELEFLDPVEVAKKYVPKLRNEEKVDVVVVVYHGGLERDPKTGQPTEELTGENEAYQLLQEVPGIDALLLGHQHRTIAVKINGVPVSMPSKWGKYLGKIVLKLEKKDGKWIVTDSNVEQLSVKGVEADKEILAMAQDYEDKVQVWLDQPVGFAKGNFWIEDPLFARLQDNPLIEFVNKVQMYYSKAKISSTALFNNSIKGWKDGPITLRDINAVYIYPNTLKVIKVKGSDIKAALEKSADYFVYENYYAKVNKSWVDPKPRHYNYDMWEGISYKIVLNRPSGNRIVDLMIDGKPIDLNAEYEIVLNNYRAGGGGGYTMFKGKPVVREVMMEVSELMADYIMSRKTVKATVDNNWETVVEFYYTVSSGETLGEIAQKLGVSIKDLARWNKIKNPDIIKTGMRLVYFKNYIDTIPPIKEAIGF, from the coding sequence ATGAAAAGGGTTCTCAGTGTTATTCTGTTGATTTTTATTATTTCTATCTCTCTGGCTCAATCAATTGAATTAGTATTGCTTCATACTTCCGATTTGCACGGGAATATATTCCCTATTAACTACGCTACAAACAAACCTTACGATGTGGGAATTGGTAAAATTGCAACTATTGTAAAGCAAATTAAAGAACAGTATTCAAATGTTATTATTCTTGATTCAGGAGATTTGATTCAGGGCACTCCCCTTGAATATTACCACGCAAGAATCGACAACAAACCTGTAGATCCCATGATGTTGGTAATGAACAAAATTGGATATTCAGCAATGGCTCTTGGAAACCACGAATTTAATTACGGAATGAAAGTGTTAAAAAAGGCTATCTCTGAAGCTCAATTTCCTGTTTTAAGTGCCAATATTGTTAAAAAAGGAACTCAGGAACCTTATTTTAAACCTTACCATATCGTTACACTTGACAATGGTATAAAAGTTGGAATTTTAGGACTTATAACAAAGTTTGTACCCAATTGGGAAGATCCAAAAAATATCGCAGAGCTTGAGTTCTTAGACCCTGTGGAAGTTGCAAAAAAATACGTACCAAAATTAAGAAACGAAGAAAAAGTTGACGTTGTCGTTGTTGTATATCATGGGGGATTGGAAAGAGATCCGAAAACCGGTCAGCCTACAGAAGAATTGACAGGAGAAAATGAAGCTTATCAACTACTCCAGGAAGTTCCTGGAATAGATGCCCTTTTACTTGGACATCAACATAGGACTATAGCTGTGAAAATAAATGGTGTTCCAGTTTCAATGCCATCCAAATGGGGGAAATACCTTGGAAAGATTGTGCTGAAACTCGAGAAAAAAGATGGAAAATGGATTGTAACTGATAGTAATGTTGAACAGCTCTCTGTGAAAGGAGTAGAAGCTGATAAAGAAATTCTTGCTATGGCCCAGGATTACGAAGATAAAGTTCAGGTATGGCTGGATCAGCCTGTTGGTTTTGCAAAAGGCAATTTCTGGATAGAAGATCCCTTGTTTGCAAGACTGCAGGACAATCCTCTTATAGAATTTGTCAACAAAGTACAAATGTATTATAGTAAAGCAAAGATTTCATCCACTGCTCTTTTCAATAATAGCATAAAGGGATGGAAAGACGGTCCAATTACTTTAAGAGATATTAACGCTGTTTACATTTATCCAAACACCCTTAAAGTTATTAAGGTTAAAGGTTCTGATATTAAAGCGGCTCTTGAAAAAAGTGCAGACTATTTTGTTTACGAAAATTACTACGCAAAAGTAAATAAATCCTGGGTTGATCCAAAACCAAGACATTACAATTATGACATGTGGGAAGGAATTTCCTATAAAATAGTTCTTAATAGACCTTCGGGAAATAGAATAGTTGATTTGATGATAGATGGTAAACCTATAGATTTAAACGCGGAATATGAAATAGTTCTCAACAACTATAGAGCCGGCGGTGGCGGTGGTTACACCATGTTTAAAGGTAAACCAGTTGTTAGAGAAGTTATGATGGAAGTATCTGAACTCATGGCAGATTACATTATGTCAAGAAAAACTGTTAAAGCAACTGTTGACAACAACTGGGAAACTGTTGTTGAATTTTACTATACAGTAAGCTCCGGTGAAACTCTTGGAGAAATTGCCCAAAAATTGGGTGTGTCAATTAAAGACCTTGCAAGATGGAATAAAATTAAAAATCCAGACATAATAAAAACCGGTATGAGGCTTGTTTATTTCAAAAACTATATCGATACAATTCCACCAATAAAAGAGGCAATTGGATTTTAA
- a CDS encoding lactate utilization protein, with translation MRKELFQWKYQALASRVADSLSKKGHEVFIVQSAREALKKVDEIIPEGASVAVGGSLTIGESGILEHLRSGKYKFIDRYAAKTREEKEKLEKEAFFADYYLCSANAITEDGEIALLDGNGNRVAAVIYGPKNVILVVSVNKIVRNLPEARERIRYISPMNSKRLNLSTPCVQTGMCIDCASYQRICNYYVIIESGHRSPGRIKIILILEELGL, from the coding sequence ATGAGAAAAGAGCTGTTTCAATGGAAATATCAAGCTCTTGCGAGTAGAGTGGCAGATAGCTTATCCAAAAAAGGTCATGAGGTGTTTATTGTACAAAGCGCCAGGGAAGCTCTGAAAAAAGTAGACGAAATAATTCCTGAAGGTGCAAGTGTAGCTGTTGGTGGTTCGTTAACCATCGGGGAAAGCGGGATATTAGAACATTTAAGGAGCGGTAAATACAAGTTTATAGATAGGTATGCAGCAAAAACCAGAGAAGAAAAAGAGAAACTTGAAAAAGAGGCGTTTTTTGCAGATTATTATCTTTGTAGTGCCAATGCAATAACAGAAGATGGGGAAATTGCTCTTTTAGATGGTAACGGTAATAGGGTTGCTGCAGTAATTTACGGACCTAAAAATGTCATATTAGTTGTTAGTGTCAATAAAATAGTAAGAAATTTGCCCGAAGCAAGAGAAAGAATACGTTATATTTCACCAATGAACTCTAAAAGACTTAACTTGAGTACTCCATGTGTTCAAACGGGAATGTGTATTGATTGCGCGTCTTATCAGCGAATTTGTAACTATTACGTTATAATAGAATCTGGCCATCGCTCGCCAGGGAGAATAAAAATTATTCTGATTCTTGAAGAATTGGGCTTGTAA
- a CDS encoding redox-sensing transcriptional repressor Rex: MDKIPRPVIRRLGLYYRCLSKLYEEGVDYVASRDIAERLGIKSSQVRKDLSYFGEFGKRGVGYNVAMLMEKLESIIGVDKYWNVIVIGAGNIGSALVNYEGLKKEKFNIIGIFDADRAKVGRKIGNLIVRHISELKEFVKKNIVEIAVIAVPETAAQYVVEQLEQLGIKGVVNFAPIKLRTHLLVEEVDITLTFKSLVFQVERKI, from the coding sequence ATGGACAAAATTCCAAGACCGGTTATCAGAAGGTTAGGGCTTTATTATCGTTGTCTATCTAAATTGTACGAAGAAGGGGTGGATTATGTAGCATCTAGAGATATAGCTGAAAGGTTGGGTATCAAATCAAGTCAAGTTAGAAAAGATTTGTCGTATTTTGGGGAATTTGGAAAACGTGGAGTTGGGTATAATGTGGCTATGCTTATGGAAAAACTCGAGAGTATTATAGGGGTTGATAAGTATTGGAACGTTATTGTTATAGGTGCAGGTAACATAGGAAGTGCACTGGTAAATTATGAAGGATTGAAAAAAGAAAAATTTAATATAATAGGAATTTTCGATGCTGATCGGGCTAAAGTTGGAAGAAAAATAGGTAATTTAATAGTCAGGCATATTTCTGAACTAAAAGAATTTGTTAAAAAGAATATTGTAGAGATAGCTGTAATAGCTGTTCCAGAAACAGCTGCTCAGTATGTTGTTGAACAACTTGAGCAACTTGGGATAAAAGGTGTGGTAAACTTTGCACCTATTAAATTGAGAACTCATTTGTTGGTTGAGGAAGTGGACATTACTCTTACATTTAAATCCCTTGTGTTTCAAGTGGAACGTAAAATTTAA
- a CDS encoding Na+/H+ antiporter subunit E — protein MYFSAFIVIFFTWILLTGSFDLAELLVGFAVSLVIAGILKRYYSIKFDGKFISRIIKFVFIYLPVFILEMIRANIDVARRVLSPSLPINPGFVRIKTNLHKDISKLALANSITLTPGTLTLDVEKDSLYIHWIDVKTTDPDEKKELIAGKFERILKGVYE, from the coding sequence ATGTATTTTTCAGCGTTTATTGTGATATTTTTCACTTGGATCTTACTAACTGGTTCATTTGATCTTGCTGAGCTATTAGTTGGTTTTGCTGTGTCACTTGTAATTGCAGGAATTTTGAAACGATATTACTCCATAAAATTTGACGGAAAATTTATTTCAAGGATCATAAAATTCGTCTTCATTTACCTGCCGGTATTCATACTGGAGATGATCAGAGCAAATATAGACGTTGCAAGAAGAGTATTATCTCCTTCTTTGCCCATCAATCCCGGATTTGTACGAATAAAAACAAACCTGCATAAAGATATCTCCAAGCTTGCACTGGCCAATTCTATAACATTAACTCCTGGAACATTAACACTTGATGTGGAAAAAGACAGTTTATACATTCACTGGATTGATGTCAAGACAACTGATCCAGATGAAAAAAAAGAACTTATTGCCGGAAAGTTTGAACGCATATTGAAGGGGGTATACGAATGA
- a CDS encoding cation:proton antiporter: protein MTLINYIYFGLVGFGVLFSFLRILIGPSSADRVAALDTLNIMLTGSIVFLALVFRNGLYLDIALVYGLLSFVETVVIARYLEGKK from the coding sequence ATGACTCTGATTAATTATATATACTTTGGTCTGGTAGGATTTGGCGTTTTATTTTCATTTCTGAGAATCCTCATTGGACCTTCAAGTGCTGATCGTGTTGCGGCGCTTGACACATTAAATATCATGCTCACTGGAAGTATTGTTTTTCTCGCGCTTGTTTTTAGAAATGGATTGTACTTAGATATTGCTCTGGTATATGGGCTTTTATCTTTTGTGGAAACTGTAGTGATTGCACGCTATCTGGAGGGGAAAAAATGA
- the mnhG gene encoding monovalent cation/H(+) antiporter subunit G: MSVLGYILIGIGSFFYFLGGLGMLRMPDVYNRLQAGTKATTLGSFSVIFGVGLVEPGFLGKALIIIAFIALTNPVGSSVLARAAYLKGVKPCEKTKTDEYQGGDTQ; this comes from the coding sequence ATGAGTGTATTGGGCTATATTTTAATTGGAATTGGCTCTTTCTTTTATTTTCTGGGAGGTCTCGGTATGCTGAGAATGCCTGATGTTTATAACAGGCTCCAGGCTGGAACAAAAGCCACAACTCTTGGATCATTTTCTGTTATTTTTGGTGTGGGATTAGTAGAACCAGGCTTCTTAGGAAAAGCGCTGATAATAATCGCATTTATTGCCCTTACAAATCCTGTTGGAAGTTCTGTGCTCGCGCGAGCAGCATATTTAAAAGGAGTAAAACCATGTGAAAAAACTAAAACTGACGAGTATCAAGGTGGTGATACCCAATGA
- a CDS encoding Na(+)/H(+) antiporter subunit B: MTIVNIFIGILMVIAGIFAIEAKKVIDSFILLSIMSLLSVFLFVTMKAPDVAITEAAVGAGLTTAVLVLALKRIGGDEK; this comes from the coding sequence ATGACAATAGTAAATATTTTCATTGGTATTTTAATGGTTATTGCAGGAATATTCGCTATTGAAGCAAAAAAAGTTATCGATTCATTTATACTGCTCTCTATAATGAGCCTATTATCAGTTTTTCTATTTGTAACTATGAAAGCTCCGGATGTAGCTATAACAGAGGCAGCAGTGGGAGCTGGTTTGACAACCGCAGTTTTAGTTCTTGCACTGAAAAGAATAGGTGGTGATGAAAAATGA
- the mbhE gene encoding hydrogen gas-evolving membrane-bound hydrogenase subunit E: protein MRRFLSALIALGIVLFFINIISILPDYGNAQLSRVSQAFIGKKVTDSPDNVKFKESTNLEDGSANVVTSIVVNYRSFDTLGEVTVLFTSAFGIGLIIHGKKRYKYNQKPNFILRVSVGILLPIIFLFGSYVFIHGHLTPGGGFPGGTIIAAGILLLYLSNEEFDLSKTSKFVESIAGSLYIIIGLTGIAIAGIFLINFLPTGTLGNLFSSGIVPIVYTIIGFKVGAELSGLIADLHREG, encoded by the coding sequence ATGAGAAGATTTTTATCAGCACTTATTGCTTTAGGAATAGTATTATTCTTTATTAACATCATATCTATATTACCAGATTACGGAAACGCTCAACTTTCCAGAGTTTCACAGGCTTTCATAGGCAAAAAGGTAACCGATTCACCAGATAATGTAAAGTTCAAAGAATCCACAAATCTTGAAGACGGTTCAGCTAACGTAGTGACATCTATTGTTGTTAATTATAGATCTTTCGACACCTTAGGAGAAGTTACTGTACTGTTTACTTCCGCTTTTGGTATAGGCCTTATTATTCACGGCAAAAAAAGGTATAAATATAACCAAAAACCCAATTTCATATTGAGAGTTTCTGTGGGTATTTTACTCCCGATAATATTTCTCTTTGGTTCTTATGTATTTATCCATGGGCATCTCACCCCGGGTGGTGGTTTTCCAGGAGGAACGATAATTGCAGCAGGTATTTTACTCCTTTACCTCTCCAATGAAGAATTTGACCTTTCAAAAACTTCTAAGTTTGTTGAAAGCATCGCAGGAAGTCTTTATATAATAATTGGGCTTACTGGAATTGCTATAGCAGGGATATTCTTAATAAATTTCCTCCCAACGGGAACCCTGGGAAATCTTTTCAGTTCAGGAATAGTACCTATAGTTTACACAATAATTGGCTTTAAAGTCGGAGCCGAGTTATCAGGACTTATTGCTGATCTGCACAGGGAGGGATGA
- a CDS encoding sodium:proton antiporter, producing MVYYFSMILIGIGIYGILSQKNLFKYLVSLTIIDTGINLFIIATGYIRGKEAPIYSAFSPTANFVDPLPQALVLTAIVIGVGTLALGASLLVKTYEKYGTLDIEEIAAKEAKE from the coding sequence ATGGTATATTACTTTTCTATGATACTAATAGGAATAGGGATATATGGTATTCTTTCACAAAAAAATTTATTTAAATACCTGGTATCTTTAACAATTATTGATACAGGAATAAATCTATTCATAATAGCTACCGGGTACATCAGAGGAAAAGAAGCTCCAATTTATTCTGCTTTCTCTCCCACCGCAAATTTTGTTGATCCACTACCTCAGGCTCTTGTATTAACAGCAATTGTAATAGGAGTAGGAACACTGGCACTTGGTGCTTCTTTACTTGTGAAAACATATGAAAAATATGGAACCCTGGATATAGAAGAAATCGCCGCAAAGGAGGCGAAAGAATGA
- a CDS encoding complex I subunit 5 family protein, translating to MIALLISIPLIAAFLTVPFKGLGKYLLLPVTIINLIILTSLNPVIISNMGGWKAPFGITLILDGASYFSLIVLNTIFLIISLLPQIIDKGFGTVLLLLLTSTSGLILTGDIFNSFVFLEITAAAAYILGSNKQNFYGAYKYLILGSLAGGFYLLGAIFAYLGTGSLNIADISVNLKENFLPAVSLLLLIGLGVEAKLFPLSGWVPDVYSSGSALTPTILGTGVTFTFIYMIGRIFITMLHGKFMGILYILGLLTIVFGELAAFREKKLLRALAYSSIAQTGIMLTALSINSFDSLVATYFHALNDATAKIVLFLIAAYTAKGFSRNKTSGIAFSIASFSLIGFPLFAGFRSKMMILFSSFSSGDYLFPAIFLFAGVIEAVYIIRWNINLWHNNDVSNVTIPWNVKLITLILALALIYIGLFPEIYINIARSIADSIVNTANYVSSVLGGM from the coding sequence ATGATTGCATTACTTATAAGTATCCCACTAATAGCAGCTTTTCTTACTGTGCCTTTTAAAGGTCTGGGAAAATATTTGCTTTTACCTGTAACTATAATCAATTTAATAATCCTGACATCACTTAATCCTGTAATCATCAGTAACATGGGAGGCTGGAAAGCTCCTTTTGGAATTACCTTAATACTCGATGGAGCCAGTTATTTTTCACTCATAGTGTTGAACACAATATTTTTAATAATATCATTATTACCACAAATCATAGATAAAGGTTTTGGAACAGTGTTACTATTACTCCTTACTTCAACCAGCGGTCTTATATTAACAGGAGATATTTTCAATTCATTCGTGTTTCTTGAAATTACTGCTGCCGCTGCGTATATACTTGGTTCAAACAAACAGAATTTTTATGGGGCTTACAAGTATCTAATATTAGGTAGTCTGGCTGGTGGATTTTACCTGCTTGGGGCAATCTTTGCGTATCTCGGCACCGGTTCTCTAAATATAGCCGATATTTCAGTAAATTTGAAAGAAAATTTCCTGCCAGCGGTGTCACTTCTTCTGCTAATCGGATTGGGTGTAGAAGCAAAATTATTCCCACTTTCCGGCTGGGTACCTGATGTTTACTCCTCTGGTTCTGCATTAACACCAACTATTCTTGGAACAGGTGTAACATTTACCTTTATATATATGATAGGGCGAATTTTTATTACAATGTTACACGGTAAATTTATGGGGATATTATACATACTTGGTTTATTAACAATCGTTTTTGGAGAGCTTGCTGCCTTTAGAGAAAAAAAGTTACTAAGAGCTCTTGCATATTCCTCCATAGCACAAACCGGCATTATGCTCACAGCTCTGAGTATTAATAGTTTTGATTCATTAGTTGCGACATATTTCCATGCATTAAATGATGCAACAGCAAAAATTGTACTTTTCTTGATAGCAGCGTATACCGCAAAAGGTTTTTCCAGAAATAAAACATCAGGAATCGCATTCAGTATCGCATCTTTTTCACTTATAGGCTTCCCGCTATTTGCTGGATTTAGAAGCAAAATGATGATACTGTTTTCTTCTTTTTCTTCCGGAGATTATTTATTTCCGGCAATCTTTCTTTTTGCAGGTGTTATAGAAGCAGTTTACATTATTAGATGGAATATAAATCTCTGGCATAACAACGACGTCAGTAACGTCACTATTCCATGGAATGTAAAACTTATTACTTTAATTCTGGCACTTGCGCTGATTTATATTGGATTGTTCCCGGAGATATATATCAATATTGCTCGAAGTATCGCAGATTCAATTGTAAATACAGCCAATTATGTATCCAGTGTGTTGGGAGGGATGTAA
- a CDS encoding proton-conducting transporter transmembrane domain-containing protein, with the protein MISLTTLIITLLFSTIISYFLTRINKKIGTIFNFALISYSLYIVSNLKTGIQIKLFSITPGLENTLIVTELGKYFAIISFIVLSMVAFFNITWINKKVNFSAAFNAFYLFTSAGSLGVFFAKDMLTLYIFWEMAVLGSLLIVPMGREDAKKAAITYLAISSTGSYLYLYAALSLWNKYGTLTFDKIAYHLINESSVTYKWLIISFIVAAGIAKSGIFPLHTWLRTTLGKAPDTFSAVMSGQLEKLGAYIIVFALAVIPSLQLFRPIYSSVPSINYLLIILGNISIILGTFMAIRQNDMKMLMAYSSIANGGYILVGIATIDTIGFSGGLFHVFNHAIASAMIFLSFAAVIYRTNTSKIDEMGGLIWRMPLTFVTYLVGIISLAGIPPTSGFISKWMIFNVLVRKGMFVTAAIAFIGSVGSFLYVFRPLAGVFLGQLKKKHYDVKEVPVVMLIPMILLVFLTLFAGIIPGPILDKISAIETELGITPIEHTATIIKTPLGQWDTLTVFTMFTTGFIIAFILFVIFPKGKKVELTDQYTGAEFLHNYDLYHYATGFYRFIERLYDKHPSFEKLYGMLANFFKNVGEFVNAWVYKTSPGAYVFWVSVVILILFWVRW; encoded by the coding sequence ATGATATCTTTAACTACCTTAATAATTACTCTACTTTTTAGTACCATCATCTCTTACTTTCTAACCAGAATCAACAAAAAAATAGGAACAATTTTTAACTTTGCATTAATCTCATACTCGCTTTACATTGTCAGCAATTTAAAAACGGGAATACAAATTAAACTATTTTCAATAACTCCAGGGCTTGAAAACACATTAATTGTTACAGAACTTGGAAAATATTTCGCAATAATAAGTTTTATTGTGCTTTCTATGGTAGCATTTTTTAACATAACCTGGATAAACAAAAAAGTTAATTTCTCAGCTGCATTCAACGCTTTTTATCTATTTACAAGCGCTGGTTCTCTTGGAGTTTTTTTCGCAAAAGATATGCTTACATTATACATTTTCTGGGAAATGGCTGTCCTTGGATCACTTTTAATTGTTCCTATGGGCAGAGAAGATGCAAAAAAAGCTGCCATTACTTATCTGGCTATCAGTTCAACAGGAAGTTACTTATATCTTTACGCCGCTTTATCTCTCTGGAATAAATATGGCACCTTAACATTCGACAAAATCGCATATCATCTGATCAACGAATCATCTGTTACATACAAATGGCTGATAATTTCCTTTATAGTAGCCGCTGGAATAGCAAAAAGTGGTATATTCCCACTGCATACATGGCTTCGAACAACCCTCGGAAAAGCCCCTGACACATTTAGTGCGGTTATGTCTGGTCAATTAGAGAAATTGGGAGCTTATATTATAGTATTTGCCCTTGCGGTAATCCCAAGTTTGCAATTGTTCAGACCAATATATAGTTCTGTTCCTTCAATCAATTATTTGCTAATAATTCTTGGCAATATTTCCATAATACTTGGAACGTTTATGGCTATAAGACAAAATGATATGAAAATGCTGATGGCATATTCGTCCATAGCCAATGGTGGTTATATTTTAGTGGGAATTGCAACAATAGATACCATTGGATTTTCCGGAGGACTTTTCCACGTTTTTAACCACGCAATCGCCTCCGCTATGATTTTCCTTTCCTTTGCAGCTGTTATATACAGAACAAATACATCGAAAATTGATGAAATGGGCGGACTAATCTGGAGAATGCCTTTAACTTTTGTAACATACCTTGTTGGAATTATTTCGCTTGCTGGTATACCACCAACAAGCGGATTCATTTCAAAATGGATGATTTTCAATGTTCTTGTTAGAAAAGGAATGTTTGTAACTGCAGCCATAGCATTTATAGGAAGTGTAGGTTCGTTCCTTTACGTTTTCAGACCACTTGCAGGTGTATTTCTTGGGCAACTAAAGAAAAAACATTATGATGTAAAGGAAGTTCCAGTGGTAATGCTTATTCCGATGATATTGCTTGTTTTTTTAACATTATTTGCAGGAATCATCCCAGGTCCTATCCTTGATAAGATTTCTGCTATTGAAACAGAACTTGGGATAACTCCTATAGAACACACCGCCACTATTATTAAAACACCTCTTGGTCAGTGGGATACATTGACTGTTTTTACAATGTTCACAACAGGATTTATTATTGCGTTTATATTATTTGTGATATTCCCAAAAGGGAAAAAAGTAGAGTTAACCGATCAGTACACTGGCGCAGAATTTTTACACAATTACGATTTATATCATTATGCGACAGGATTTTATAGATTCATTGAAAGACTTTACGATAAACATCCATCGTTTGAAAAATTGTATGGAATGCTTGCAAATTTCTTTAAAAATGTTGGAGAGTTTGTAAATGCATGGGTGTATAAAACAAGCCCCGGCGCTTATGTATTCTGGGTTTCCGTTGTAATCCTCATACTTTTCTGGGTGAGGTGGTAA
- a CDS encoding respiratory chain complex I subunit 1 family protein, producing the protein MTVLKVIAVLATGFFFGLTFEGIARKVIARIQRRYGPPWYQNFIDVFKALSKHGISHGWIFDFGILMALGGTIATLAFIPIGNLVAFPGLDNIFVITYLFAVGALGMAMGMVGSGNPNASVGVARALTQMLGYEIPYLVVISGVMYYYKTSSVSGLMTAQGDTWNLVKMPIGTLVAFISLLGMLGKKPFDTPIAPSEIASGPMVELSAKYMGLLMLMHTFSIFVEVALFVDIFLGQSNYFTFLLKFAIVWILATMISAVLPRFRIEQVVKFYWTVPLGLAFVQVLFVLLGLVF; encoded by the coding sequence ATGACTGTACTTAAAGTTATTGCCGTCCTGGCAACTGGCTTTTTTTTCGGATTAACATTTGAAGGTATAGCTAGAAAAGTTATCGCAAGGATTCAAAGAAGATATGGTCCACCATGGTATCAGAATTTTATAGACGTTTTTAAAGCACTTTCAAAACATGGAATTTCTCACGGATGGATTTTTGATTTTGGAATTTTAATGGCCCTTGGCGGAACAATAGCTACCCTTGCATTTATCCCTATTGGTAATCTTGTTGCTTTTCCCGGGCTGGACAATATATTCGTTATTACCTATTTATTCGCCGTAGGTGCCCTTGGTATGGCTATGGGAATGGTTGGTTCTGGAAATCCAAACGCAAGTGTTGGAGTTGCAAGAGCACTTACTCAAATGCTGGGATATGAGATTCCATATCTTGTGGTAATTTCTGGAGTTATGTATTACTACAAAACATCATCTGTAAGTGGATTGATGACTGCTCAGGGAGATACCTGGAATCTTGTAAAAATGCCTATAGGTACGCTGGTAGCGTTTATTTCTTTGCTTGGAATGCTGGGCAAGAAACCTTTTGATACTCCAATTGCCCCATCTGAAATAGCCTCGGGACCAATGGTTGAGCTCTCTGCGAAATATATGGGACTTTTAATGCTCATGCATACCTTCTCTATATTTGTAGAAGTTGCATTATTCGTTGATATATTCCTCGGTCAGAGTAACTATTTCACATTTCTTTTAAAATTTGCTATCGTCTGGATTCTGGCAACAATGATTTCCGCTGTTCTGCCGAGATTCAGAATAGAACAGGTTGTTAAATTCTACTGGACAGTTCCTTTAGGCCTTGCATTTGTTCAGGTATTATTTGTACTTCTGGGCCTTGTATTTTAA
- a CDS encoding NuoB/complex I 20 kDa subunit family protein — protein sequence MSASERNIWEKIADQLRSRSMWMLHYCTGCGAIELPPSMTSRFDMERFGMGPMATPRQADLFLITGYLSTKTLRRVIKTYEQMPDPKYVIGFGSCTLNGGIYFDSYATINRLDYYIPVDLYIAGCMPRPEAVIEAFNTLMEMIRKGEANGWKRYKENYEWYKKNQLRSLGEVDIHDEFHE from the coding sequence ATGTCTGCATCTGAAAGAAACATATGGGAAAAAATAGCCGATCAGCTTAGAAGTAGATCAATGTGGATGTTACATTATTGTACAGGTTGTGGCGCAATCGAACTTCCACCGTCAATGACTTCAAGATTTGATATGGAACGATTTGGAATGGGACCTATGGCTACACCACGACAGGCAGATCTGTTCCTAATAACAGGTTATTTAAGTACAAAAACCTTAAGAAGAGTTATTAAAACTTACGAACAGATGCCTGACCCAAAATACGTAATTGGTTTTGGCTCCTGCACACTGAACGGTGGAATATATTTTGACTCTTACGCCACTATAAACAGGTTAGACTATTATATTCCAGTTGATCTTTACATTGCCGGATGTATGCCACGCCCTGAAGCGGTTATCGAAGCATTCAACACATTAATGGAAATGATAAGAAAAGGCGAAGCAAACGGCTGGAAACGATACAAAGAAAATTATGAATGGTACAAGAAAAATCAATTGCGTTCACTTGGGGAGGTGGACATACATGACGAGTTCCATGAATAA